A window of Halovivax gelatinilyticus genomic DNA:
GGCGGTACGGATCGTCGGTCTCGTCCATCCAGCCGACGAGGTGGTCGACCAGGTCGCGTCGAACCGCGGCGTAGTCGGGGTGGTCGATCAGGTTGGTGAGTTCGGCCGGATCAGCCCGGAGATCGTAGAGTTCGTTCACGTCCGGGCCGTTGTAGACGAACTTGTACCGGTCGGTTCGGACCATCCGCTGGGTGTAGAGGCCGAACTCCTCGCCGTAGTACTGGCCGAACGTCGAATCCGGCCAGGCGTGGGGCCGGCGGCCCGAAAGTAACGGACGGAGGCTCCTGGCGTGAAACGAGTCCGGGACGGCGACGTCGCCGATCTCGCAGAACGTCGGCGCCAGGTCGTGGAGGTGAACCGGCGCGTCGCAGGTCGAACCGGCCGCGACCTCGCCCGGCCAGCGCACGTGGAGGGGAATGCGATAGGTGTCGTCGTACATTAGCGGCCCCTTGTTGAACTGTCGGTGGCCGCCGACGAAGTCGCCGTGATCGGCGGTGTGGACGACGACGGTCTCCGCCGCGAGTCCAGAATCGTCGAGCACCGAAAGAATCCGATCGATCTGGTCGTCGATCAGCGAGACGAAGCCCCAGTACTTCGCGAGTACCTCCCGCCAGGTCTCGCGGTCGAAGGCGTCGACGCCGCGGTAGCCCAGAAACGCCTCCTGGACTCGCGGCTTTCCGGCGTACGTCTCGGCGTAGCTCGCCGGCAGCTCGACCTCGTCGGGGTCGTACATCGAGGCGTAGGGCTCGGGCACGACGTACGGGTGATGGGGCCCGTAGAAGTCCGCCCGGTGGAAGAACGGCACCGAGTCATCACCGCCGGCGGCGTGAGCCTCGATCGCCTCGATCGTCCGCCGTGCGAGAAAGTACGCCCGGGTCGCCTCGACGTCGACCGGCGTCGTGGCCGCGACGAGCGAGCCCTCCCCGCCGCGGGTGTAGACCGCGTCGGAAAATTCGACCTCGCCGAGCGGGATACCGATCTCCTCGTCGCGATACCGCGCGAAGTCCTCGTCGATGTCGTCGTGGTGGACGTCGCTGCCGCCGAGGTACGAAAAGCCGAAATCCTCGGGCGTCTGGTCGCGTCCGACGTGCCACTTGCCGGTGTATGTCAGGTCGTAGCCGCCTCCCGCGAGTTGCTCGGAAAACGTCGGCAGGTCCGGGTCGAGGTTCACCCGGAGGGCGTCTTCCTCGTGGCAGTTATTCACCATCCCGTGACCGTGGGGAAACTGTCCCGTCAGCAGCGACGCGCGCGCACTCGTGCAGATGCTGATCGGCGTGACCGCCCGCGTAAACCGCATCCCGTCGGCGGCGAGTCGGTCGATCGCC
This region includes:
- a CDS encoding sulfatase-like hydrolase/transferase, with product MADSPPNVLLLLSDQERYDVSAPAGPPVETPAIDRLAADGMRFTRAVTPISICTSARASLLTGQFPHGHGMVNNCHEEDALRVNLDPDLPTFSEQLAGGGYDLTYTGKWHVGRDQTPEDFGFSYLGGSDVHHDDIDEDFARYRDEEIGIPLGEVEFSDAVYTRGGEGSLVAATTPVDVEATRAYFLARRTIEAIEAHAAGGDDSVPFFHRADFYGPHHPYVVPEPYASMYDPDEVELPASYAETYAGKPRVQEAFLGYRGVDAFDRETWREVLAKYWGFVSLIDDQIDRILSVLDDSGLAAETVVVHTADHGDFVGGHRQFNKGPLMYDDTYRIPLHVRWPGEVAAGSTCDAPVHLHDLAPTFCEIGDVAVPDSFHARSLRPLLSGRRPHAWPDSTFGQYYGEEFGLYTQRMVRTDRYKFVYNGPDVNELYDLRADPAELTNLIDHPDYAAVRRDLVDHLVGWMDETDDPYRRWVPKTFA